The Daphnia carinata strain CSIRO-1 chromosome 9, CSIRO_AGI_Dcar_HiC_V3, whole genome shotgun sequence nucleotide sequence GAGATATTTTCGCTAATGAATTTTGTTCGTTCGCAAGGTATGAGTGATCCTTACTGTTCCATATGGATTTCGAGCAATCGCCAAAAGTTTCAGGATACGTCCATGAAACCGAGGACTCTGGATCCCGTGTGGAACGAGACGCTGAATTTGTAAgactcattaaaaaaaaaaaatgaacacatTTGCGTGTTGCAGAATCTCTgcttaatattaaaaaaaaactctttggTTTGAAATTAGTGCGATAAAGGACGTAAATGAAGATATTTTGCAGCTAGAAATCTGGTAAGTTGTTTAAGCGCCATCTATTAAACATTCTTTATAAACGAGAAATATTTCTTATTTAGGGATTACGATCCAGATGAAACTGTCAAAGAAAAGATGTCGCGTATCACCGAAGTTAAAGATTTACGCGGAATGGGCATCTTGCTAAAACAAATCGCTGTAGCTTCAAAAGCGCCAGGAAAACCGGCCCATAAATTCCTTGGTTTATTGAACGTCGGACTTAAATCTATTCCGCTCTCCGGATTGGAACGCTGGTACCAGCTGGAAGGCCGAGACAAGACTAAAACGAAGGAGCGCGGAGAGATCCGTCTCAATTTGACACTGTCGGCCAGCCGTCCCGATACATCCGAGCAATTCACGTTGCAAGAAAGCTTCATCCATTACGAACGCTTACTCAGGATCGTTGTGGAACACGAAATGCGAGCAGATAGCGAATGGCGTGGCGTTATCCCGGATTCGGCAGCTCTAATGCTCCGCCAGTTCGCTGCTCATCGAGGACTGAGACAATCAGTGACGGACGCATGTCTGTGGTCCGTCTATTCGACCGCCTTTCATAAACGCACGCTGGATCTTTCCGTCATGTTGGGCCTGGTCCAACGACTACGTAAGGCCATCAACGATGGTAAATTACCCGAAGAAGAACTAGTCAACGTGTTTTGGACGGCTGCTGAATCGTTTAGCGTCGCTGCATTATCAGCCATCCGCCATTTACGCAATAATCCGGAATTGAGCACTAGACCTGATCAACTCTCAGCTCTCCTCGAGTAAATTTAacacaacgttttttttttattggaagggaatcttaaaatcttttaaattttggcaGATGCCTTAAGGAATTGAACATGTTAGGTTCTAACAGACCGGGATTATCTGAAATGGAAGTTAGAATCAGCGAGTCGGTTACGATGGGAGCGGCTGATTGGTTCTGTCGGATTGTcggcggaagaagaaaaggcgGACCCATCTGTGACGACGATCGTTTGGAAAATGCGATCCGTATTTGTCAATCTCTGATGAGCGATTTGAAAACGGTCTTAACTGTTtatcaaaaaatatttgaacgTATCTGGCAAATTCCAGTCTTCAACATCGTCTACTTGTACTACGACGGCCAGCTAACCGACATTTCCAAGCCCGTAGTGGACAGCGTCACGCGGAGTCTCAAATCGATTCATACCAACAACAATCAGATCGCCTCATTGGCATTAGAAGCCTCGGGCGAGGTTCCTAGACCTATGCAAAACGGACATGCCAAACAGAACGAAGCGGACACTATTGCCCCACGTTTATCAATGGGCACTGCTCTCTTTGAACTCTATTTGTGCCTTCAACAATTCCACAAGtaagtgggaaaaaaagacaTTCATTTTCATCAGGAAGTCGTAATTTCATATCCTTTTATTAGGCTATCAATTTCATTGCCCGAGTCGGAGAAGGAAAGCGTTAAATTGGCCCCGTTTTACACTTGGTTTGAAACGGCTGTCGATCGTTGGTTGGATATAGCCTTGTATAAAGCCATGATTCGAATTGGGAAAGCTGTTTCCTTGGATAATCTACAAACAGTGGACAGCATAGTGCGACATTCTTCATCTGCTGTCGACGCTGTCAGCGTCTTCTATTCAGTAAGTCTTTTGCATAAATATTTGATCTATgacatttaattttaaactGATTATTTCAGATCAAAATGTTTTGGGAACAACTAGCATGGCCTGATGAGAAAGGGGCGTTGTCTTTCGTTATTAAAATCATGGATGTAAGTAGATAATTGAATAATTCAAACGTGATTGTGTTCCTCATTGTTTTGCAATTGATAGGAAGTGAAACAATCAGCAACAATTTATGCCGAGGCCATTCGACTTAAATTAGAGAGGCTCCATTCCGGATCACCAACGTCAGCCACTGCGCagccttttttcatttcactgAAAATCTGTTCGGCCATCAACAGTATCTTGCACGTCCAACAATCCATCGATCCATTGGCGGAAGAAATAGGACTCTACAGATTACGTGACGCCGTCCAGGAGAACGGAGATGACGGGTCATTGACAGAAAATGCCATCAAAGATGTTAATGAGAAATTGGACGAGATCTTTTACGCTATAGCCCGCAGGGTAATTCCGAATGATTATCCTAGCGTGCAAAATTCTAATGTTTTTTGGTTCGTTGCAGTTTGAAGTTGAAGTGGCTAAGCTCATCAATACGGTAATGGAATCTGATTTTGGCATGCGCCAAACTGACGATCTCAACCACTACATTTGCAACCAGCTTCTAGCGCTGGATAGCAACCTTCCAAGAGACGTTTTCTTCCGTGTTTTAAACATAATCTATCACCACATCTTGCAGAGTTTCCTTAATGTCGTAGAAGGCGAAGTCCAGGTAAAGACCTACTGAATTTCTATTGCCATTTTcacgttaaattttgaataatttacgAATGCAGAAAAAGCGACAGCCGGCTTGCTTCCGCCAGTGGAAAGAGCTGCTCGATATAGTTGAGAATTGCTTCCAAAATCCGgaagctgaagaagaaattgaggATGAAGCGTTGGTCAAAATCCGCTGGCTACTCAAATTGCACGGGATGGACACGGGCGACCTTATCCATCAATATCGACTGGATCGTCTAAAACAGACGTTGGATTCCACTAAAGATGCCGGGCTTGGTTCTCTATCTGTTCGAGTCATCTTTATCGACGATGCTCTAAATATCGATATACTTAATGCCCGTAATTTGAAGCCAATGGATGCTAATGGCTCTGCCGATCCGTACGTCAAAGTTCAACTCTTGCCAACCACAACCTTTCCGGATGCAGCGATCCTCAAGAGTAAAGTGCTTAAAAATACTCTCTTCCCATTATTTGAGGAGAGCTTTACCTAGTAAGTTTAAACTTCGACACAAAGttaaacaaattgttttaattttcttgtttttagtCCAGTACCAAAGTCGCTGCAGACTAATCCGGAATGCTGCATTTTATTCACAGTCAAGGATAAGGATCTGATTGGTGCCAATGAAATGATGGGTGAATACTTCCTGGGCTTCCAGGAGATCACCCGAGGAGACTCTTCAGTTGACATGAACGCTTTAGATCAAAGGATATTGCCACTGACTAAACCACACGAGCAAGGTATAGGACTACACTTtaattttgattcattttatTAAGTGTATTGTATTGGTTTCCATTCTGAATAATTAtaatcgttttgtttgttagaATCTGAATATTTGAATGCACTGGAAGGCCGTACATGGGATAAGGTAGCTCGCGATTTCgccaaaaaagagaagaaacgtATGAGCGGAAAGTGATCAAAAGTGTTCCCCAATGATTTACATATTTATACATATACTCTTTGGCGCctaattgaaaaagaattattcTGTAAATATGCATACAATACGAATTTGATGTTGCTTTGGTACTATCGATTTCTGTATAACAATATAGCAGACATTTTGGATTCTGAATAATCGACACTGGACCCTTCAACGGATTAACGTCCTGCTTTTGGCTTGGGCTAGAATCGAAGCTAACTTACCAACTTGATCAACAGTTTTACGGAAACTGAAGATCGGGCTTCGCAGAAGATAATGGGTTTGTTTCCCCATCATGTCAGATTCGATTGGACGGACCCTGTAATTTAAACAACAATTTCGTTGATATTCCTCCAACATCATAACATAAATGAGGCGAGCGTATCGGGCGTCTAGGCACGTCGGTTCAGTTTGACCGGAATCCTCATTCGTGCCTGCTGTCCTTGGGGCAATTTCCCACAAATATCCTTTTGTAATGATGGGAATGACGTAATCAACCTCCTGGTACCATCGGTAGATACTTTCGCTACAAAATTCAAGTTCATCTCTGTTCTCTTCAAGAATTAGGACGCCAATTCCGAGGTTTAGGGAGCGGATTTGAAAGGCAACGTTTTTCGCTAAATCATAGCCATCTTGCGTGAAAGTTAGCAGTACGGTTTTCataagtttctttttatcacaGCTATTCGTGTCATCCGAAGCTTTATGGTTCGCCACCGATATGATACTGGTTCTTAATGGAACCGATTTCAAGTTTTCCGGGTCACCTTCTCCTGTAATGCTAACTTCCATGCCAGAATCCATTTCACTGTCTGTGTCAGTCAGCTGATTTGAAGGTAATGTCCCTAGTTGCTCAGGTGTTGAAGTGTTTTGGTGATTAGAAGTAGCTGAGGTATTTAGCAGcactataaataaaaatgtgttttaattAATGAAAAGAATGGGGTAAACTGTGATATTGAAAACCTTCTAACTTGCTAGATATTGCAAGCAAAATGTCTTGGCGCTCCATGGTGAGAAGAGCTTTTAGCAACTCAGAGACACTGGCATTTGTTTTAAGAGCAAATTGACTCAAGATTTCTAAAGTAGCTCCTTTTATGGTAGAAAAGTTTTCAATTCTctggaaagagaaagaaaggaaaacattagGGTATAATTTCCCTTAATCTAAAGGAGCTGTTACTATTATATCATGAATGTCGAGACCAAGTAGACCAGCCAGATGCTTCCAGTCTCCATTGGCTCCTACAGGTGTGCCATCCACAAACCGAGCAATAACATGCAGGATTTCCCAACCAATTTGATTGTGACTTGTCAACTTTTTTATCGTGTAATGGGCACCCTTCACCATCCAGTTTTCCAGACATTGCCCAATATCTGGTGGGCCAGGAACATTCCTTGTTCGAATATCTTCAAGTTCTTGGTCGAGGGCTGGATTTCTGCATGGAATGGTAGCAAATTAAACATTAAACATGCctaacaaacaaaagacaatttaTATTACTTACAACACCAAGTAATCACCCATTTATGTCAAATTTGTTTCGTGTGGTAAAAAGTTATAGTTATCGTTTTGTGAATTTTTCACCTTTCACGTTGCAAAACGTAACAGTAATCGACAGGCATCTACTGAGCGTTGTTTGCACCATGTGCTGAAACGGGGTACTGCCCAACCGCGAGATTTAAAAAGCAATCCAATTGCTTAACTTAATTCGTAAAGGGTATTCACAATCTTAGCTGCTTCATGCCAGTATGTAAGTTAGCATGTAGCGTGTCCCATAATGTGGTGGgagtatttttaatgtttcacTCACGAAATGGTATTAGGCTCACGCTCGTAGATAAATCATTGAAATTTTCTGCAAGACATAAATGAAAACCTGATCCACGGAAGCAACAGTTAAAATTCAAATACTACTAAATGGTATCCGCTGTATTAAATTACTTCTTTTTGTTAGTTGATATAAGATAAGACTTACATGTACGCCCCCACTATTCTGTGTGTTCAGTAAACAATATCCTTTAAATTCCAAGAACTGCGACATTACCCATTCCATTCAATTCACCCGTAAAGTGCATAAATGCGGGCAATATCAGCAACCTGGACTATactttcttgattttttttaaagggaaatgCTCCGTTTTTACGCAGGTAATGACGTCATGAGCAGATGGGCGTAGGTTGAAAGTGCGTGGGTTTGTCATGAAGAACCTGAATAATTTACCAAGTGCTTTACTTTTAACCAATGCACGCGCAGTCTAATTTAGGTTTGTGTCACCATGGACGAGTTTCCTTTGACCAACGTCATTGTTAGTCAATTTTACAAATAAACTTGTTTTCTATTGGCTAATGGTAAAAATCGTCGTAGTACGTATCTTGGGTAAGGACTAgaacacgcacaaaaaaaacgaaaaaacagcagcaacaaaaaaaaaaaaaaaaaacaaaaggcaaaaaaaaggtcggAATTCTAGACACACATGTTGTCCACGCGGAATGGCGTCGCAAAAATGCGTTGTTGACACGAGGTTCAGTGTTTTGCTTCGTTCACGATTGGTTTGCAACATATGGCCAAGAGAATGGGGAGGGCAGGCATTTTTCTAAAGACGGTCACGTTGGTGAATTCAAGGGGCGTCAGCTACGAAACACAGCGTGCCTTGCAACGTGACCAAAACCCTATTTGGCTCTCGGCTTCCTTTTCATCCCCATGGCTGCTGCGTGTTATCATCGATCGCGACCGAAAACATAAGCAACATTGGGCAAATAGTAACTAGGGTCTCGGCTTTCGGGTTTGCTGATAATGTATGTGAAATTCCTCCTTATCCACGCCatctgcacacacacacacacacacacacacaaaatgtcTGATGCAATTCTTGCAAAGATTTCAACTTGCAGAAGTTCGCAAATTCTAGTGTTATCAGTTGATGTTTCATATCATTAGCTTGAAAGTATTAACTGTTAATTTCATTTCCAAAATTTAAACTTAAAGGGAATCATTTTAAAGTTACGAACCATTAGCTTAGATACATTTAGTTCAACAATGACTTTTTACTTTGGTAAGTTTGTACAGTCTTTATTAATTTGTTCAACCTCTGGACGtcgtaaagaaaaatcaaattctaTAGCGTTGGCGCTAGTTGCCAGTCTAACTGTTTAAACCTTGGCCTTGCGtcttgaaagtgaaagaacGTCAATGGCCTGCATTCAGTTGTAACCCAGAAGGCAGCGTGACTGGCTACGTGTTGGCAAAATATTCGACCCCTTCCCTGGTTGCGCAGAGAACACCCCCATAATGCTGGATTACATAGACTCATCACGCACTTACCCACCAGCCTTAGAGAAATTCACATATAGATATTGAGAGCTCGTTCTACGATAACTTTTCATCCAGTGCATTTGTTTTAGCAGCTGCTGGTTTAGTCAATCGTTTGATCTGTTTGGAAAGTGTCTCTTAACGTCAAATATTAGTGCCACTATAGCCGTTCCTCTGGATCGACGATTTAAAGTAAGGACATTCCACTTTTTGAATACTGATAAGCTTTTAAAACGTGAAGAGGAGTCGATTACGTTTAAGCAATGATAGACATCTGTTCAGACAGTTCAGTAACTAGTAACACATCAAATTATACGTCTCATAACCGagataaaagcaaaaaaaatattattttgttaATATTAGTGCATGCCTAGTAGACAAAGACCTCTCTATCGCACATTTTTACCTTTCAATTCATCCAAACATGACAGAAACCTTTCAAATTCTTGGATCGATTGATTAGTGCATTTGGTATAAATGCGAGTTTTGAGTACAACATTTTGCTATTGGTTCTGTTTTCGCGGCATCTTATTCTGGgacaaaatgaattttttagaCTTTTTCTCACGGAATACAGTTGTGTTTCAGCGAACAACCGCCATAGTATTCATAGGCTTCCAAGTTCCACgaatttgaaaggaaaaaatcgaGTAAATTTATCGATCCATCGGCAACACAGGTCTAGTTTGCGTACAGTGCCTACACAGACGACGTGCTTTTTTCGTAGTTGGGTTAGCATTTTTCTGAGAGAaattcgtttgttttattaaaaatttaaaaccaaatAACCGTGATCAGACACACTTTCAATAGTAGATATATTATTAGTGGACGCGATCGGTGATTTCCCGGTGAAATTGGCCCCGGTTATGACGAAAATAGTACATAATTTGTTATTGCCTGTCACCCTTGATTTTACGTGATTAACTATGAATTAATGATCGCAGAAAAATAAGTGAGAATATATGCCGGAGAGCATTTTTTATGTGTCACGTACATACATTTGCTGAAagtatttaattattatttttgtccTCAACAGGTTTCCAGAAAAATGATCTAACTTGCACACTAGGATCTAGCCACATTTTTCATAACAGCAGCAAAACTGTGAGGTGGGAAGTTTTTCAACAGAATCCCTTTTCTATCAGCCCAAAAACTTGCCCTACTCACCAATCAACTTTATAATATGTAtcgacagcaacaacagcacaaCAATATAATGAGTAGCTATGAGTCTGCAGCAAGAGAGAAACATGTTGTTCACTGGTTCAGGAAAGGCCTACGTTTGCATGATAACCCCAGCTTAAAAGAAGGGTTAAAAGGTAGCTGTACCTATCGATGCATCTTCATTCTGGACCCCTGGTTTGCTGGATCTTCCAATGTGGATATCAACAAATGGAGGTAATCATATACATCAAACCAATGGAGTGGTATGATTTTCACTCAATGTTAATTAACAATTTGCCTTGTCTACTAGGTTTCTTCTAGAATCATTAGAAGATTTAGATCAAAATCTACGCAAGCTTAACTCTCGTCTTTTTGTCATCCGAGGACAACCTGCAGGCGTGCTTCCTAAACTTTTTAAGGTTCGTAATCATTTTAACTCATGAAGGCTATATTGGTTGATGCGCCCATTCCCGGACAtagaatgtttgtttttaaacggTTGCCGTTTGAAAATAGTAGTTGTTAATTCTCGCCATCCGGAACAAACGCAGTTACTGCTTTTCAGTCGATAATGTaccaaaggggggggggagggggcgGGGGAGGTCCTGCATGCCGAGCCACGTGAGGCTAAACCAATATAGTATGTAGGCGGGGCTATGTTTCGCGTTTCTCCAGGCTACATCCGTCTccgataaggaaataaatgctTCGAGAACAATCGAGAAAGTGATTGTATAACAAGATCCTGCATTGATAACGTTCATATACCAAtatcttgtttttcattcgtttgTAATGCATATCTTAAAGTTAATGATTCGTTAATTTTGCTAAATAATTAGGAATGGGAAACGACATGCCTGACATTCGAAGAGGACCCAGAACCGTTTGGTCGTGTCCGTGATCAAAATATTATAACCATGTGTAAAGATTTTAATATCGAGGTCATCACTAGAGCATCACATACGCTCTATCATCCACAAAAGTATAAGCTTCAAGTTAATTACTCATAATTTGCAGTTGGCTTATCTTTATTTGGGCACGATCGATATAGAATCATCGAAAAGAATGGCGGCAAAGCCCCACTGACGTATCGCCAGGTATGAAACTTGCTTATTTTAAACACCTACTAAAACcataatctttgttttttaattcttcagTTTCAAAACATCATTGCTTCAGTGGACCCACCACCCCCACCGGAAGCGGACATTACCTTCGAAACTATTGGACGAGGTTATACACCTATCGATGAATCCATAGACGACCGTTTCAGCGTCCCCACATTAGAGGAATTAGGTATCGATCGATACAATTAACTGTATTAAGCAACTTTGTTTTATTCTATTTATAAACACaacgtttttttctcttcgcttgACAGGTTTCGATACGGACGGGTTAATGACAGCTGTTTGGCGCGGCGGTGAAACAGAAGCGCTAACACGGTTAGAGCGTCATTTAGAACGTAAAGCTTGGGTCGCGTCATTCGGCCGCCCGAAAATGACGCCGCAATCTCTGCTGGCCAGCCAGACGGGACTTTCACCTTACCTTCGGTTCGGTTGCTTATCAGTTCGCCTGTTTCACcagcaactcaccaatttgTACAAAAAGGTAAGTTACAATTATGACTGCTCTGAAATTTAGAGCTTAGTGGATTCATATCATCTATGCGTTTTAGATTAAAAAAGCGCAGCCACCGCTGTCGTTACACGGCCAAGTGCTTTGGCGAGAATTCTTTTACTGTGCAGCGACGAATAACCCCAACTTCGACAAGATGGTGGGAAACCCAATATGCGTGCAAATACCTTGGGATTCTAATGCTGAAGCCTTAGCCAAATGGGCCAATGTAAACCAGTTCGTTCGCCCGTAAATAGCGGTGCtgaaactaaaacaaaaactaattaACATTACAGGGCCAAACGGGTTTCCCATGGATCGATGCCATCATGACACAACTACGAGAGGAGGGTTGGATACATCATCTGGCTCGTCATGCTGTGGCTTGTTTTCTAACTCGCGGTGATTTATGGATCTCTTGGGAAGAAGGCATGAAGGTAAAAagcaaattgaaattgatcctttgtttgttttgctctGACGTCACGTTTTTATCGATCTGCAGGTATTCGAGGAGTTGTTGCTGGATGCAGATTGGTCTGTCAATGCGGGCACCTGGATGTGGCTGTCGTGCTCATCCTTTTTCCACCAATTCTTTCACTGCTATTGTCCCGTCAAGTTTGGGAGGAAAGTCGATCCCAATGGGGATTTCATCAAGTAAACCTAGCAGCCATTTTTAGAAACAACTGTTGACTGATTGTGTtcgtttttcatattttagaaaatatcAACCTATACTGAAGAACTTCCCTTTACAATACATTCACGAACCGTGGAATGCACCGGAATCCGTTCAGAGAGCCGCCAAATGCATAATAGGAAAGGATTACCCATTGCCTATGGTGAATCATCTAGAAGCATCGCAGTTGAATATCGAGCGGATGAAACAAGTCTACCAGCGACTTACCCAGTACAGGGGAACTGGTGAGTCATCAAGTCAATCGATGTGTCTagcacaaattttttttaaccctctttttttttttgggtattGCGTAGGTGTAATGTCTCCGACTACCAAAAGTGATAACGGTGTCATCCACAATGTcggaaacaagaacaaaagggaaaacagCCATGCAAAGCAATACAGGACTGAAGAGCTGCGGCAGAACAGTGCCCAGAGAAACCAGTCCAACCTGAACTAAAGTTCAATCCCACACacaaacaacaattttcaaaagacTCGTCAGGGATCTCTCTCTTCAAGGTTCTAGACCATAGTCACAGTGTACATAAGTataatctttttctttttacgattCCAAATTATCTCTTTGATTCGTTCGATTTGCGAAAGTAATTTGAGTAACGGGTGGAGCTACCATGGAAACGGGGTAATAAAATAAGCCAAATCTTGCGCACTTTTAATGTGCCGCGTGTACAGACATAagataattttctttaaattggttttctttaattattttttcgtgCGTTGTCTATATCCTGCTATTGATATTCTTAACAGATTTTTTATACTATAACCGGCGTATTAACGAAATAACAATTGTCTTTTAAATCATTGCATTGTAAATACTTGACTGAGTCTTGTGTATTTATCGCGCAATCGGCTGGAAGGGACATCACGAACTTAAAAGAGCATTGTGACAAAACATGTTTTGCTTTCAATGAATGAGAATGCCAAAAGAACAGAAGGAGAGGGTTTTCCATTTGTTGAAAGCAAAAACGGAACAAACAAGACGTgcacaaatgtttttcttttttaaattgaatcaCCGTCGAGTCTAGAGACGGTGCACCGGAAACCCAAATTGTTAAAGctattaaaaagaaactcCAAAGTCACATCATTCCAAATTAGGAACAAACAGAAACAGAGGGAAGTAATACTgcaagccattttttttttcaaggaaaaaagTTTAAGTGATGACATTCGAGAGTTTAGACTGTACAACGACGGTCAGTTGAGCCCTTTCTTGGATggtattatttaattttttatctttttttcaattcggctgtcctttttgttcgttttatttattagcAGGAACATCCACCTTCTTGGTCTGACGCCAGGTGATGCGCGTTGGTCGATGGGCGCAGGTCGACAGCTATGTGTAGGGGTAATTGAATTATTGGGTAAGTTTCATTTCAGTTATGTCATTTCTAGCAACATGATTGACACCAcaatttttaatcaaacaaaaggaacaaaaaaaaagcgaatcgTTTGTCTACTTTGGGCAGGAAGAAAAGCAAGCGGTGTATTAAGATGATATGATCCACACACGACAATTATAAGGACATAGTCAGGTGAGTGTCACGTTCAAACGTGACTTAAACAGAATCAAACATgccattcagtttttttaatgtttcaagaaggaaaataagagggaaaaaaggaaacagagaGAAAACGCATTCCAGGGCGATTCTAAGGGACATAAATCTCCCATATTAGCTTTCTTTTGCTTAATGTGAATGATAAACAACTTGAAACATTTAGGAAGACCCAATTATTGGATAAAAACTATTAAAGACCAAGTgggaatggaaaaaaaattcagagtTTCTGAAATTGTTAAGTGCTAGGATAGGGGCTGTATATAAGCATTCACGATGTAAAGCTACCAAAATAATTCCTTTCTCATTTTCTGTTGGTCCGTTaccaaccttttttttaaggctttcAAACCCGTTCTTACCAATCAGGCAAAAAGAGATACAAAAAATCATAAgaataaatatttttcgtttcgcCTCTCTTGCGCTTACATAGGACAAGAGTTAACAAAGCCCAAAACTATTGCTCTTAATTAGGAGTCGTGTAACGACGAAAAGTAGTGTTTAagggagagaagaaaagatttcttaatcttaaattttttttttattaacatgCACAGCCGCCCTCTGCAGGTTTCGTCTCCACCGGTGCGTTATTCAAATCGATCTCCGTGACTAAGAGGACAAAAAACGGAATtaaagaaccaaaaaaaaaaaggaaaaaaaaaagaataacttaAGTAGTAAAAACGAAGCATCCAAAAACACCAAATAAATTAAGCGACATGCGAGACAATATGAAAACtcgtaataaaaaagaaactataGACACCAAAAGCGAGAAACTTATTTTAAGAAGAGGAAAACTAATAAcgctaataaaataaaagaatttcttaCTGTCTTCTGGTGGTTTCTTATCCGCTTCCATACCGGGTAGGGCGGCAGCAACGCGTCGGAAGAGCTAGACATTTGGGAAAGAACAAATATCGTGAGTAAAGAAAACTtagcaaaaaataagaaggatttttaaaacCTGTTTAACGTTATAGCCAGCCTTGGCGCTTGTTTCAATAAACATGACGTTAAGTTCCCTCGCCTTTCGCTCCCCTTCCTCAGTCGAAACCTGCAAAAGTAATCACATCCATAATGAGGATAGTTCCCTATGCTGTTTTCACTTCTGGTGCCTGACCTGCCGTTTGTCTGAGAGATCGGTTTTGTTTCCAACCAACATAATTATCACATCACTTCCTCTTTCTGTCCGGACATCATCGATCCACTTGGACGTCTGGTGGAAGGAATTTGCATCTGCAGAACAAAAGATTCGATGAGAAAATGGCTGCCAGAGAAATTTAGATATGCCTTACTTGTTATGTCATAAACTACCACAGCTACTGTAGAGTCACGGATGTATGAAGGTATAAGGCTGCGAAATCTCTCCTGGCCGGCAGTATCCCAAAGTTGCAACCTAACCTGTGTTTAGAAGGGTAATTGCACTGATTTCCAAATTGCCACAAGCACAGCTAAATATTACTTACAGTTCTGTCTTCTAAGTACATTGTTTTTGACAAAAAATCTATTCCAATAGTGGCTTGGTAAGTGTTATCAAAACTGTCGTACATAAACCTTGTAATCAATGATGTTTTCCCAA carries:
- the LOC130697906 gene encoding protein unc-13 homolog 4B-like isoform X3, which encodes MASNWNEEDEQAEVVINPETETPAYNQPWQEALEVDDEVMRILREHGEQVIDDETEMAADSMEEEDGIKTISEESIDFFDRFSKISERANTQRIPAGRRGAQLREDDTVEEAFVRANRINKLDHQRITSSPQLSDGSDEGADRVESAPLPAPRSRPRSRVPTPTGHLAWIWGPELIVGAEAENVYCEVLYSLLHAISRTGCDNSSIDQVFDYLKRSFQFTDAKHEELLSTVRQRTPPDVSLQLGVLQARNLKGKDVNGMSDPYCSIWISSNRQKFQDTSMKPRTLDPVWNETLNFAIKDVNEDILQLEIWDYDPDETVKEKMSRITEVKDLRGMGILLKQIAVASKAPGKPAHKFLGLLNVGLKSIPLSGLERWYQLEGRDKTKTKERGEIRLNLTLSASRPDTSEQFTLQESFIHYERLLRIVVEHEMRADSEWRGVIPDSAALMLRQFAAHRGLRQSVTDACLWSVYSTAFHKRTLDLSVMLGLVQRLRKAINDGKLPEEELVNVFWTAAESFSVAALSAIRHLRNNPELSTRPDQLSALLECLKELNMLGSNRPGLSEMEVRISESVTMGAADWFCRIVGGRRKGGPICDDDRLENAIRICQSLMSDLKTVLTVYQKIFERIWQIPVFNIVYLYYDGQLTDISKPVVDSVTRSLKSIHTNNNQIASLALEASGEVPRPMQNGHAKQNEADTIAPRLSMGTALFELYLCLQQFHKLSISLPESEKESVKLAPFYTWFETAVDRWLDIALYKAMIRIGKAVSLDNLQTVDSIVRHSSSAVDAVSVFYSIKMFWEQLAWPDEKGALSFVIKIMDEVKQSATIYAEAIRLKLERLHSGSPTSATAQPFFISLKICSAINSILHVQQSIDPLAEEIGLYRLRDAVQENGDDGSLTENAIKDVNEKLDEIFYAIARRFEVEVAKLINTVMESDFGMRQTDDLNHYICNQLLALDSNLPRDVFFRVLNIIYHHILQSFLNVVEGEVQKKRQPACFRQWKELLDIVENCFQNPEAEEEIEDEALVKIRWLLKLHGMDTGDLIHQYRLDRLKQTLDSTKDAGLGSLSVRVIFIDDALNIDILNARNLKPMDANGSADPYVKVQLLPTTTFPDAAILKSKVLKNTLFPLFEESFTYPVPKSLQTNPECCILFTVKDKDLIGANEMMGEYFLGFQEITRGDSSVDMNALDQRILPLTKPHEQESEYLNALEGRTWDKVARDFAKKEKKRMSGK